The Devosia sp. 1566 sequence CCGTTCTGCAAACCGCCGATGTCAGCGAGACTACCCTGGCTGAGTTGACCTTGAGGATGCGGGACGTGCTGGCAGAGCCCGTTTCCTACCTGGGGGCCGAACTGTCATGCAAAGCCAGCTTCGGCATTGCAATGTATCCCCAGAGCGACCCGCAGCCGGCCGAGCTGATGAAGAACGCCGACATGGCTTTGTATGACGCGAAAAATTCCGGCGGCAACCGCCTGGCTTTTTTCAACCCAGCCGCCAGGCACCGGCTCCAACGGCGTGTGTCGGCGCTGTCATGCGCCCGAGACGCGCTTGAGCGCGACGCAGTCTTCCCTTTTTATCAACCCAAGGTGTCGCTGAGTACCGGCGAGTTGTGCGGGTTTGAAGCCCTGCTGCGCTGGAGTTCGCCCCGCCACGGCGTCCAGCCACCGGGCCTGATCAAGGAAGCCTTCGACGATCCGCTGCTTTCGGTCGCCTTGGGCAAGCGCATGCTGCACCGGGTCGTTGCCGATATGAAGCTTTGGCGGGATCAAGGCATTGATTTTGGCAGCGTCGCCATCAATGTTTCGGCCCAGCAATTCTTCCGGATGGACCTGGCGACCACCATTCTGAAATCGCTCCAGACAGCTGGACTTCCGGCGAGTTGCTTTGAAATCGAAGTGACCGAAACGGTGTTCCTCGAGGACGACTCAGGGACAGTCGCTCGTTCCCTGCAGCGTTTGCAGGAAGGCGGCGTGAGCATTTCTCTGGACGATTTCGGCACCGGATACGCGTCTCTGACCCATCTGAACAAGTTCCCGGTGAGCTGGCTCAAGATCGACCAGTCCTTTGTCAAAAATCTCGGCGTGGATCCCAACGCAACGGCCATCGTCAAGGCAGTCATCGGCTTGGCCCATGCGCTTGGCATCAAGGTCGTTGCCGAAGGCGTGGAAACGACTGAGCACTGGGACATCCTGCGCACCAACAGCTGTGATGTTGCTCAGGGATATTTGTTGGCAAGGCCGATGGCCGCGGAGCGCGTGCCCTATTACGTCAGGCACTTAGCAAGCTCGATGGAACTCGAAGCAACCTACGACCGCTCGAGTGCAAGTTCCGCCTGACCCTGCGCGAGTTGCACATGGGGTGTGGCCTATCGAGGAGGCAACGGGGTAACCCCGGTTTTACCGGGCCCCGACCCTGCCGCCCTTGTCCCGGTGCAACGCAAAAAACAGCGGCTCAAAGCCCCGGCAATCCATCATGCCGAGCAGGAGGTCAGGGGTGACCCTCCGGAAGGAGTCAATAATGGGCTGCCGGTCATAGATCATCGACATGGTAGGCACACCACGGCAGGTGAGCGTCCGCAAGCGCGCAGTGGGTTTATCCGTCGCCAAGGCGCGATAGCCCAGCCGGAACAGCAACCGGACGGGGCCCAGCCGTTGCAGGCGGGCTGTAGCATTGTTAAGCGGCAAAAAGCGCGGATTGAGCGTGACAGGCGAGCTGTTGCCAAACAGCAGCGGAAACACCCGTTCTTCATCCATAAACGCCTTGCCGTACCACTGAAAGGCTTCCAGCATGCCATCGAGAACATGGCCGGTTGGTATTGAAACGCCCCTCCACCTGCCGATGATCTCCGCCAGGTTTGGCGATGGCAGGCGGTCAAACTGGTCGAGCGCAGCCTCTAGCGAGCTTCCCTCTTGCTGCGCGCTCGCGATCCAAAGTTCCGTGTCCAGCATAGCATCACCATCCCAATCCTAAGCAGGGCCGCCACTTCCTGCTCGTCGCGGCAATTCTAAGGGGGCGCGGGCCGCACGAAAAACCGTTGCTCAACACCAGCGCAAAATAGACGACTGAGTTCCTAGGGATTGTTGAGACAAAGCCCCGATCGGCGCAGGCTAGAGACATGGGGGATCCTTGTGGAGCCCGTGTTGAGAAGGAAGCCAACGTGTCTCTTCAACCTTTAGCACTGTTGCAGCGTCCCCTTGGGTGGGGACTTGTGGCCCTGTTGCTGGGCAGCGTTTCGACCGGTGCTGCCCTCGCGCAAGACGCGCCCGTGCAGGGCGGAACGCTGGTCTATCTGGAACAACAGGCGCACACCAATCTCTACCCGCCCGCCGGCGGTTTTTATCCCAATAGCGGCATCCTCAACCAGATCACCGACAAGCTGACCTGGCAGAACCCGGCAACGCTCGAGATCGAACCCTGGCTGGCCGAAAGTTGGGAGATCAACGCGGACGCCACCGAATATGTCTTCAAGCTGCGCCCGGGCGTGACCTTCTCGGACGGCACGGCACTTGATGCGGCCGCCGTCGCCAAGAACTTTGACACCTTCGGCCTCGGCAACAAGGACCTGGGCTATCCGGTGGCGGAAGCCATCAACAATTATCAGGGCAGCGAGGCCATCGACCCGCTGACCGTCAAGTTCACCTTCAAGGCCCCCGCACCAGGCTTCCTGCAGGCGACATCGGTGATCGGCTCGGGCATCGTCGCCCCTTCCGTTCTCGAACAACCCTATGATGAGCTCGGTGACGCCACCAAGATCATCGGCTCGGGTCCATTCGTGGTGGAAAGCGAGGTGCTGGGCCAAAGCCTCAACCTCAAGGTGCGCGAGGATTACGCCTGGGGCCCACCCAATATCGGGCATACCGGCCGCGCCTATCTCGATGCAATTCAGCTCATCGTCACCCCCGAGGATAGCGTGCGTATCGGCGCGCTGCTGTCCGGGCAAGCTGATTTCATTCGCCAGATCCAGGCCTATGATGAAGCCCAGGTGGAAGCCCAGGGCTA is a genomic window containing:
- a CDS encoding GXWXG domain-containing protein, giving the protein MLDTELWIASAQQEGSSLEAALDQFDRLPSPNLAEIIGRWRGVSIPTGHVLDGMLEAFQWYGKAFMDEERVFPLLFGNSSPVTLNPRFLPLNNATARLQRLGPVRLLFRLGYRALATDKPTARLRTLTCRGVPTMSMIYDRQPIIDSFRRVTPDLLLGMMDCRGFEPLFFALHRDKGGRVGAR